The Elaeis guineensis isolate ETL-2024a chromosome 13, EG11, whole genome shotgun sequence genome includes a region encoding these proteins:
- the LOC105056597 gene encoding ATPase GET3B, whose translation MLLAPSPYLACRLSLAASRHLSSWQPPLPFTRSPPTLVVRRTLRVRSIATPAEATAGFDEMAAGTERKYYMLGGKGGVGKTSCAASLAVKFANNGHPTLVVSTDPAHSLSDSFAQDLSGGTLVPVDGPDSPLFALEINPEKAREEFRSASQRSGGTGVKDFMDSMGLGMLAEQLGELKLGELLDTPPPGLDEAIAISKVMQFVEAQQYSMFSRIVFDTAPTGHTLRLLSLPDFLDASIGKIMKLRQKLASAASAIKSVFGQEGPRQDATDKLEQLRERMIKVRELFRDTESTEFIIVTIPTVMAISESSRLCSSLRKENVPVKRLIVNQILPPSASDCKFCAMKRKDQMRALEMIQNDSELMSLKQIQAPLVDVEIRGVPALRFMGEIVWK comes from the exons ATGTTGCTCGCTCCCTCCCCCTACCTCGCCTGCCGCCTCTCCCTCGCCGCCTCCCGCCACCTCTCTTCATGGCAGCCGCCGCTCCCCTTCACCCGCTCGCCGCCTACCCTCGTCGTCCGCCGGACCCTCCGAG TGAGATCAATTGCTACCCCAGCGGAAGCTACAGCAGGTTTTGATGAGATGGCTGCAGGGACTGAGCGGAAGTATTACATGCTTGGTGGTAAAGGGGGTGTTGGGAAAACGAGCTGTGCTGCATCCCTGGCTGTTAAGTTTGCGAATAATGGTCATCCtacccttgtagtgtctacagaCCCTGCACACTCTTTAAGTGATTCTTTTGCGCAG GATTTGAGTGGAGGAACACTGGTGCCAGTTGATGGACCGGATTCTCCTCTGTTTGCGCTAGAG ATAAATCCTGAGAAGGCTAGGGAAGAGTTTCGCAGTGCAAGTCAAAGAAGTGGAGGGACTGGGGTTAAAGATTTTATGGACAGTATGGGTCTTGGAATGCTTGCTGAACAG CTAGGAGAACTAAAACTTGGAGAGTTGCTGGATACACCTCCTCCTGGACTAGATGAAGCTATTGCAATTTCAAAG GTCATGCAATTTGTTGAAGCACAACAGTATAGCATGTTTAGCCGTATAGTATTTGACACTGCTCCAACA GGCCATACTCTTCGACTTTTGTCCTTGCCAGACTTCTTGGATGCTTCCATAGGCAAGATCATGAAG CTAAGACAGAAGTTAGCTTCGGCAGCATCAGCCATTAAATCTGTTTTTGGGCAAGAAGGACCACGACAGGATGCT ACTGACAAACTTGAGCAACTGAGGGAGAGAATGATCAAAGTGAGGGAGCTATTCCGGGATACCGAATCAACTGAATTCATCATTGTCACAATTCCTACA GTCATGGCAATTAGTGAGTCATCGAGACTGTGTTCTTCGTTGAGGAAAGAAAATGTCCCTGTCAAGAGGCTTATTGTCAACCAGATTCTACCACCTTCTGCATCAGACTGCAAGTTTTGTGCAATGAAAAGGAAG GATCAAATGCGTGCACTTGAAATGATCCAAAATGATTCCGAACTCATGAGCCTGAAGCAAATCCAAGCACCACTAGTTGATGTAGAGATCAGGGGTGTTCCTGCCCTAAGATTCATGGGCGAGATTGTCTGGAAGTAG
- the LOC105056599 gene encoding subtilisin-like protease 4: MDDHKPRVFFFTILSFFYSLSPPMSHAQLLPIVEDDAAKIQTYIVHVERPEGSEFLSSEDLESWHKSFLPNTTLDSGKPRLIYSYRDVISGFAARLAPHEVKAMEAKKGFLYAYPDQVHPLATTYTHKFLGLNNWTGGIWSNTFYGQGIVIGVLDSGIHSTHPSFHDWGMPPKPVTWKGTCAPSSGVRCNRKIIGAVGFHAGVLESVNDTSGHGTHVASIAAGNFVDDASVLGMAKGTAAGMAPKAHLAIYKVCFHGCRDSDILKAIDQAIHDGVDVLSMSIGKGATKFFADGTAHGALSALYHGISAVGSAGNRGPKESSLSRDAPWVLTIGASSTDRRIRTTVRLGDGTELDGQSAYQPRSFNASGPWPIVFPGEHGDVNKTYCRKNSLDNINVRGKIVLCWEGLVKSVEKGKVVYDAGGAAMVLGNIVSQGYTTSAHPHVLPVAQISYRDRIVFQNYYYSGSKSQSFTPNATIIFKHTVFGYRPSPGVASFSSRGPATMNGGILKPDVLAPGVNILAAWPFDIGPNPSALATKTFNFDSGTSMATPHVSGIVALIKNKHRNWSPAYIQSAIITSARDLDLDGNLIVDENSNKTASIFATGAGQVNPAGALDPGLVYNIHPDDYIGYVCGLNYSDSQVKTLFNRTIRCSTVQTIEASSLNYPSIMVSLPRNSRQAVTVNRTVTNVGDANSVYDARITNPTGVMVDLSTYQLLFNRQGQDESFQVTLRISGSGPGKTSTARGKLEWISNSNKYVVKSPIAIKFV, encoded by the coding sequence ATGGACGACCACAAGCCACGAGTTTTCTTCTTTACTATCCTTTCGTTCTTTTATTCTCTATCTCCTCCAATGAGCCATGCCCAGCTGCTTCCCATAGTCGAAGATGATGCAGCGAAGATCCAAACCTACATTGTCCATGTTGAAAGGCCCGAGGGATCGGAGTTCCTTAGTAGCGAAGATCTGGAGAGCTGGCACAAATCCTTCCTGCCGAACACCACTCTAGACTCCGGCAAGCCACGGCTCATCTACTCATACCGTGATGTCATCAGTGGATTCGCCGCGAGGCTGGCTCCACACGAAGTGAAAGCCATGGAAGCAAAGAAGGGATTTCTATACGCTTACCCTGACCAAGTACACCCGCTCGCAACAACCTACACCCATAAATTCTTGGGACTGAACAACTGGACTGGCGGCATATGGTCGAACACCTTCTATGGACAAGGAATTGTCATTGGCGTCCTCGACAGCGGCATCCACTCGACGCATCCTTCATTCCATGACTGGGGAATGCCGCCTAAGCCGGTCACATGGAAAGGGACATGCGCGCCTTCTAGTGGCGTCAGGTGCAACAGAAAGATCATCGGCGCCGTAGGATTCCATGCTGGAGTTTTGGAGTCGGTCAACGACACCAGTGGGCACGGCACGCATGTGGCCAGCATTGCAGCTGGAAACTTTGTCGATGATGCCTCGGTTCTCGGCATGGCCAAGGGCACAGCTGCTGGGATGGCACCAAAGGCTCACTTGGCCATCTACAAAGTATGCTTCCATGGCTGTAGGGACTCCGACATATTAAAAGCCATAGACCAAGCGATCCATGACGGCGTCGATGTGCTTTCGATGTCCATTGGAAAGGGCGCCACAAAATTTTTCGCTGACGGGACTGCGCACGGTGCACTATCAGCGCTATATCATGGCATATCGGCCGTCGGATCCGCCGGGAACCGTGGCCCAAAGGAGAGCTCATTGTCCCGCGACGCACCGTGGGTTCTGACGATCGGAGCAAGCTCCACCGACAGAAGAATAAGGACGACAGTGAGGCTTGGAGATGGAACAGAATTGGATGGCCAATCCGCATACCAGCCCCGCTCGTTCAATGCCTCCGGGCCATGGCCGATCGTCTTCCCTGGAGAACATGGAGATGTTAACAAAACATACTGCCGCAAGAACTCCTTGGATAACATAAATGTTAGAGGGAAGATCGTTTTATGTTGGGAAGGATTGGTAAAAAGCGTTGAGAAGGGCAAGGTGGTATATGACGCTGGAGGAGCTGCAATGGTACTTGGCAACATAGTAAGCCAAGGGTATACCACTTCTGCTCATCCCCATGTCCTTCCAGTCGCTCAAATCAGCTACAGGGATAGGATAGTGTTTCAAAATTACTACTATTCTGGATCAAAATCCCAAAGCTTCACTCCCAATGCAACGATTATCTTCAAGCACACAGTTTTCGGATACCGACCATCTCCAGGAGTTGCTTCGTTCTCTTCCAGAGGCCCGGCTACGATGAATGGTGGCATCCTGAAGCCCGACGTCCTCGCTCCCGGCGTGAACATTCTGGCAGCGTGGCCATTCGACATTGGACCGAACCCCTCGGCCTTAGCTACCAAGACGTTCAATTTCGACAGCGGCACATCGATGGCAACACCTCACGTGTCGGGAATCGTCGCGCTGATAAAGAACAAGCACAGAAATTGGTCGCCGGCCTACATCCAGTCAGCGATTATAACTTCGGCTCGGGATCTGGACCTCGATGGCAACCTCATCGTCGACGAGAATTCCAATAAGACGGCTAGTATCTTCGCGACCGGTGCTGGACAGGTGAATCCAGCTGGAGCCCTGGATCCAGGCCTCGTCTATAACATCCACCCGGATGACTACATCGGTTATGTTTGTGGTTTGAATTACTCGGACTCTCAAGTCAAGACTCTCTTCAACCGGACGATTCGATGCTCCACTGTGCAAACTATCGAAGCATCATCGCTGAACTACCCATCGATCATGGTGTCGCTGCCACGCAATTCGCGTCAGGCGGTGACAGTTAATCGAACGGTGACGAATGTCGGCGACGCCAACTCCGTTTACGATGCTAGGATTACTAACCCGACCGGAGTGATGGTGGATCTCTCCACGTACCAGCTACTTTTTAACAGGCAAGGCCAGGATGAGAGTTTCCAAGTGACTCTAAGGATCTCTGGCTCTGGTCCGGGGAAAACCTCCACTGCAAGAGGAAAACTGGAATGGATTTCCAACAGCAACAAGTATGTCGTGAAGAGCCCCATCGCCATTAAATTTGTTTGA